In a single window of the Actinomycetota bacterium genome:
- a CDS encoding TadE/TadG family type IV pilus assembly protein: MGRFRRGLNEDQGASAVEFALVALILVMLLTGITQFGMVFFQYLEVSHSAREGARWASLGELAGSVAQPKSVRGRVSAAAPGLNPGLTDAQIVISVDGTSRQTAALPGDAGKPVAVTVNYESPVFMPLMSEIVGGNTIHLQSTATLRVE, from the coding sequence GTGGGACGATTTCGGCGCGGACTGAACGAAGACCAGGGAGCAAGCGCGGTCGAATTCGCCCTGGTCGCGCTCATCCTCGTAATGCTGCTGACCGGCATCACGCAGTTCGGCATGGTGTTCTTCCAGTATCTCGAGGTCTCGCACTCTGCCCGAGAGGGCGCGAGGTGGGCCTCTCTGGGGGAGCTTGCCGGAAGCGTTGCGCAACCCAAAAGCGTTCGTGGGCGTGTTAGCGCTGCGGCTCCCGGCCTGAATCCAGGGCTTACGGATGCACAGATCGTGATCAGTGTCGACGGGACGAGCCGGCAGACCGCCGCACTGCCGGGCGATGCCGGGAAACCGGTCGCCGTCACTGTCAACTATGAAAGCCCCGTGTTCATGCCGCTGATGAGCGAGATCGTCGGTGGCAACACTATTCATCTGCAGAGCACCGCTACGCTCCGAGTGGAGTGA
- a CDS encoding P-loop NTPase, producing MGFVAIADTSDKFVTGLASLLAPQEGTDVRAGETVEGAISAAGDPHVVVIGPSVDPEAGFEFARRQGEPRRTTVVVVAHNVSTELMRRAMRAGVADLLDASTAATDILEAVVTAYDAAEETRSAPSGEPETAVVSHGRVITVFSMKGGVGKSVLATNIATALASVFGKRTVLMDLDLQFGDVGIMLGLEPTRTIADAVHSIERLDEDLLEGYLVSHDSGLKALLAPIQPEDADAVTTSRVTRILGLLREMYEYVVIDTAATFDEIVLTALDKSTDIYPVTMMDVASIKNTRISLDKLGRLGYANGLLHLVLNRADSKVWLQPNEVEKAVGRQVFARIPSDRVIPRSVNKGTPVVIDAPKSDVAKVMVELARGIVRAAEEVTTDVA from the coding sequence ATGGGATTCGTTGCGATAGCAGATACATCAGACAAGTTCGTCACAGGACTCGCTTCTCTCCTGGCTCCTCAAGAGGGCACAGACGTCCGGGCCGGAGAGACAGTCGAGGGTGCAATCAGTGCGGCGGGCGACCCGCACGTAGTGGTGATTGGCCCGTCGGTGGACCCTGAGGCGGGATTCGAGTTCGCCCGTCGTCAGGGGGAACCGCGACGCACCACGGTTGTCGTCGTGGCTCACAATGTGTCCACGGAACTCATGCGTCGGGCCATGCGCGCAGGTGTGGCGGATCTTCTCGATGCGTCGACCGCCGCAACCGACATTCTCGAGGCGGTGGTCACTGCCTACGACGCAGCCGAAGAGACTCGCAGTGCGCCATCCGGCGAGCCTGAGACGGCCGTGGTCTCGCACGGCAGAGTCATCACCGTGTTCAGCATGAAGGGCGGCGTTGGCAAGTCGGTGCTTGCGACGAACATCGCGACGGCGCTAGCGTCCGTCTTTGGCAAGCGCACCGTGCTTATGGACCTCGACCTGCAGTTCGGGGACGTGGGCATCATGCTTGGTCTCGAGCCGACCCGTACGATTGCCGACGCTGTTCATTCGATCGAACGGCTCGATGAGGACCTGCTGGAAGGCTACCTTGTCTCCCACGACTCGGGACTCAAGGCGCTCCTGGCGCCAATCCAGCCCGAGGATGCTGATGCAGTGACCACGAGCCGCGTCACGCGCATCCTCGGTCTGCTGCGCGAGATGTACGAGTACGTCGTCATCGACACCGCGGCCACGTTCGACGAGATCGTGCTGACGGCGCTGGACAAGAGCACTGACATCTATCCGGTAACGATGATGGATGTAGCCAGCATCAAGAACACCCGTATCTCACTCGACAAGCTCGGGCGGCTTGGGTACGCGAACGGGCTGCTGCATCTCGTGCTCAACCGTGCGGACAGCAAGGTGTGGCTGCAGCCCAATGAGGTCGAGAAGGCCGTTGGCCGGCAGGTCTTTGCAAGGATTCCGAGTGACCGCGTCATCCCCAGATCGGTGAACAAAGGGACGCCGGTGGTCATCGACGCACCCAAGTCGGATGTAGCGAAAGTGATGGTCGAACTCGCACGTGGAATCGTGCGGGCGGCGGAGGAGGTGACCACCGATGTCGCTTAG
- a CDS encoding CpaF family protein, which produces MSLRERLSSANEALQASTEGESRASLDTKDAIKRNIHYLLIEEMGTEIDATPDDDPSLRYRLEHKLNGLLGQETAPLSASDKREIVEDVIDNIMGYGPIDPLLKDPTVTEVMVNNPRSIFVERAGKIYLTERRFVDEAHLLRVIDKIVSQIGRRIDESSPMVDARLPDGSRVNAVIAPLAINGPILTVRKFSHDPFTAEDLIAFGTMNEKVADFLAACVMGRLNILISGGTGSGKTTLLNVVSSYVPSDERVVTIEDAAELRLHQDHVLRLESRPANIEGKGLVTIRDLVRNSLRMRPDRIIVGEVRGGEALDMLQAMNTGHDGSLSTVHANAPRDALARLETMVLMSGVDLPVRAIREQVSSALDVLVHLARLRDGTRRIVQISEVEGMEGDTIVLQDLFYFDYSMGLDEDGRFKGRIKSTGLRPKFMRQLEDLGVTVPVEEFEYEPPEHR; this is translated from the coding sequence ATGTCGCTTAGGGAACGCCTTTCAAGTGCGAACGAGGCGCTGCAGGCGAGCACGGAGGGTGAAAGTCGCGCGTCGCTAGACACCAAGGATGCGATCAAGCGCAACATCCACTATCTGCTGATCGAGGAGATGGGTACGGAGATTGATGCGACGCCCGACGATGACCCCTCCCTGCGGTATCGGCTCGAGCACAAGCTGAACGGGCTCCTCGGGCAAGAGACAGCTCCGTTGTCCGCCTCGGACAAGCGCGAGATCGTTGAGGACGTCATCGACAACATCATGGGCTACGGTCCTATCGACCCACTACTGAAGGACCCCACCGTCACTGAGGTCATGGTGAACAACCCCCGCTCGATATTCGTGGAGCGAGCGGGCAAGATCTATCTGACAGAGCGCCGGTTCGTCGACGAGGCGCACTTGCTGCGTGTCATCGACAAGATCGTCAGCCAGATCGGCCGTCGGATCGATGAGAGTTCACCCATGGTCGACGCGCGTCTTCCTGACGGTTCGCGCGTGAACGCCGTCATCGCGCCGCTCGCTATCAATGGGCCGATACTGACGGTTCGCAAGTTCTCTCACGATCCGTTCACTGCCGAGGACCTCATCGCCTTCGGCACGATGAACGAGAAAGTCGCTGACTTCCTCGCTGCATGCGTCATGGGACGACTGAACATCCTCATCTCGGGAGGAACCGGCAGCGGCAAGACCACGTTGCTCAACGTCGTGTCGTCCTACGTTCCCTCGGACGAGCGCGTCGTGACCATCGAGGACGCGGCCGAGCTGCGCCTGCATCAGGACCACGTGCTGAGGCTTGAGTCTCGGCCGGCCAACATCGAGGGGAAGGGCCTCGTGACCATCCGCGACCTCGTGCGCAACTCGCTGCGCATGCGTCCCGATCGCATCATCGTCGGCGAGGTGCGAGGCGGTGAGGCGCTCGACATGCTCCAGGCGATGAACACCGGTCACGATGGCTCTCTGTCGACGGTGCATGCGAACGCTCCCCGTGACGCTCTGGCGCGCCTTGAGACGATGGTGCTCATGAGCGGCGTGGACTTGCCAGTCAGGGCGATTCGCGAACAGGTCTCCTCGGCGCTGGACGTGCTCGTGCACCTCGCACGGCTGCGAGATGGAACCCGGCGTATCGTGCAGATCTCAGAGGTAGAAGGCATGGAGGGTGACACGATCGTTCTGCAGGACCTCTTCTACTTCGACTACTCGATGGGACTCGACGAAGACGGCCGCTTCAAGGGCCGGATCAAGTCGACCGGATTGCGTCCGAAGTTCATGCGGCAGCTGGAAGACCTGGGGGTCACCGTTCCTGTCGAAGAGTTCGAGTACGAGCCGCCGGAACATCGATGA
- a CDS encoding pilus assembly protein TadG-related protein, giving the protein MRTRFHDDQGAVAVIVAILLIVFIGLSAVVVDAGYWYTVRRQLQTAADAAALAGCQDLILDKSDAEIWATVESYAGMNAVIPANSITVIAPSSGGLSDITSDSVKVAVGTESRSFFGRVFGVEQTTIRAQANAKIGYLVAATTPMPWALPILRVTRMTASVGGGPEIPLTADPSGVWGGYLPSGATGNVIVTAYNNQTIAVPTGVPEIIDPAARIVRIPVGSRFADVSFDKTTVTAGLGERVTVTVSLTGPLAVGESVITRIDKDEVTLTAIGGNTYRGTIAPPTKAALYDTVPLDVAIVEKKKDVAAINGVATILIRRSTFPVKDVKVAGSVLPPSSSPSPYITVSLNDYEYGKVYELKVDGGAGETGNYMAVDFQMTRHEPYWTKQDPVEYPYLPVADNPSYLDYIAGTSPHTFVIHVGDTLWTKTGTGPGPSIRDALAVRFAGEAANFDVWAVNKPGSRRLIYVPVTERIEPPAGVSPLRVVSFAMFYVEDIDIGGEVLIKGRFVEYVSPGWVVSSTPPSSGLVIKAAHLVSEGLSF; this is encoded by the coding sequence ATGAGGACGAGATTCCACGATGACCAGGGCGCGGTGGCAGTGATAGTCGCGATCCTGCTCATCGTCTTCATTGGCCTGTCCGCGGTTGTTGTAGACGCGGGCTACTGGTACACGGTGAGGCGACAGCTTCAGACCGCGGCCGATGCCGCGGCGCTTGCCGGCTGCCAGGACCTTATCCTCGACAAGAGTGATGCCGAGATCTGGGCAACCGTCGAGAGCTATGCAGGCATGAATGCCGTCATTCCGGCGAATAGCATCACGGTGATCGCGCCGAGTTCGGGCGGGCTCAGCGACATCACGTCCGATTCGGTGAAGGTGGCCGTTGGGACGGAATCGCGTTCGTTCTTTGGCCGGGTGTTCGGGGTCGAGCAGACGACGATCCGTGCCCAGGCGAACGCGAAGATCGGCTATCTGGTAGCTGCAACCACTCCCATGCCTTGGGCGTTGCCGATCCTGCGTGTCACACGCATGACGGCGAGTGTGGGCGGAGGTCCGGAGATTCCGCTGACGGCCGACCCGTCGGGTGTGTGGGGCGGGTATCTGCCGTCGGGGGCGACGGGCAATGTGATAGTCACCGCGTACAACAATCAGACAATCGCCGTTCCCACCGGAGTGCCCGAGATAATCGATCCGGCGGCGCGCATCGTGCGGATCCCGGTGGGTTCGCGCTTCGCGGACGTGAGCTTCGACAAGACGACGGTCACCGCGGGCTTGGGCGAGCGTGTGACGGTCACGGTGTCGCTGACCGGGCCGCTTGCGGTTGGTGAGTCCGTCATCACGCGGATCGACAAGGACGAGGTGACGCTGACTGCTATCGGCGGCAATACCTACCGGGGGACGATTGCTCCACCCACGAAGGCCGCCCTATACGACACGGTGCCGCTCGATGTTGCGATTGTGGAGAAGAAGAAGGACGTCGCGGCCATCAACGGGGTGGCCACGATACTCATCCGGCGTTCCACGTTCCCCGTGAAGGACGTCAAGGTTGCCGGTTCGGTACTTCCGCCGTCATCGAGTCCCTCGCCCTACATCACCGTCTCGCTCAATGACTACGAGTACGGCAAGGTCTACGAACTCAAGGTCGATGGCGGCGCAGGCGAGACCGGCAACTACATGGCGGTCGATTTCCAAATGACACGTCACGAGCCCTACTGGACCAAGCAAGACCCCGTTGAGTATCCCTATCTGCCGGTCGCAGACAACCCATCGTATCTCGACTATATCGCTGGCACATCGCCCCACACGTTCGTCATCCACGTTGGCGACACGCTGTGGACCAAGACCGGAACCGGCCCGGGACCGTCAATCCGCGACGCGCTCGCAGTTCGTTTCGCCGGGGAGGCGGCCAACTTCGACGTCTGGGCGGTGAACAAGCCGGGTAGCAGGCGACTGATCTACGTGCCCGTCACCGAGAGGATCGAACCGCCGGCCGGGGTGTCGCCCCTGCGGGTCGTGAGCTTCGCCATGTTCTACGTCGAGGACATCGACATAGGTGGCGAGGTGCTCATCAAGGGCAGGTTCGTCGAGTACGTATCTCCCGGGTGGGTGGTGTCTTCCACGCCACCGTCTTCCGGACTCGTGATCAAGGCAGCACATCTTGTCTCCGAAGGTTTGAGCTTCTAG
- the cpaB gene encoding Flp pilus assembly protein CpaB yields MRTKIVILVAALVLGGIAAVLAANYLSSARSDIVASNEPIDVLVAQEDIPRGMTAEDLLSQKLIALEEVPRRFVAAGAISSDKGLEGKVLVAPMTTGEQVTDSRFEVPSTAGLAYSIPNEYVALSIPVDEVRGISGLVKPGNYVALFATMPTDGTTEGEFTRMLLADVKVLAVGGTMNAEQTTATGNDTKQGGLGTTRDENTGQPMNTRTLTISITPADAERVVLASSAGSIWVALLPAAAEELPTTSGRTAETLFK; encoded by the coding sequence ATGCGTACCAAGATAGTGATCCTTGTTGCGGCACTCGTGCTCGGTGGCATCGCGGCTGTACTCGCCGCGAACTACCTGAGCAGTGCGCGCTCGGACATCGTAGCAAGCAACGAGCCCATCGATGTGCTCGTTGCACAAGAAGACATCCCGCGCGGGATGACCGCCGAGGACCTGCTGTCCCAGAAGCTCATCGCTCTTGAGGAAGTGCCGCGCAGGTTCGTGGCCGCCGGGGCCATCTCCTCGGACAAGGGGCTTGAAGGCAAGGTGCTCGTGGCTCCGATGACCACAGGAGAGCAGGTTACCGACAGCCGTTTCGAGGTTCCAAGTACGGCCGGTCTCGCCTATAGCATTCCGAACGAGTACGTGGCGCTCTCGATTCCGGTCGATGAAGTGCGCGGCATATCGGGTCTGGTCAAACCCGGGAACTACGTGGCACTGTTCGCGACCATGCCGACGGATGGCACGACCGAGGGCGAGTTCACCCGGATGCTCCTTGCCGACGTGAAGGTACTCGCCGTTGGCGGGACGATGAATGCAGAGCAGACAACCGCAACAGGGAACGACACGAAGCAGGGCGGGTTGGGGACGACGCGCGATGAGAATACCGGGCAGCCGATGAACACGCGAACGCTCACCATCTCCATAACGCCGGCAGACGCCGAGCGCGTCGTGCTCGCATCGTCGGCGGGGTCGATCTGGGTAGCACTGTTGCCTGCTGCTGCCGAGGAGCTGCCTACGACATCCGGACGCACCGCTGAGACTCTGTTCAAGTAG
- a CDS encoding VWA domain-containing protein produces MRSRRHTLVALLVAGALLGAGAPLAAPLAASAAGDKPVAVVQGVDTAAFPEITLAVTLPAELLTSEQPEFVLTENGTSAKVVSVTSDSEESAPVPVGVVLVIDTSGSMAGESIDAAKSAATEFVQTLRTDSSVALVTIGTKPRLASGFTTDRSQLARAISGLQATGETALNDAVAMAAELARTSGSNVAGIVVLSDGGDTMSRLSIDDAVRAVATVGVPVFAVALPSYEADPTALRHLASGSGGRLVAIDDVAGLPDLYRGLAEEMQSRFAVTYRSAQPRTKDLEIEVTARAGGNAAVGGTVVQNPLYSEPLTPVEDVAVPTTGPMETMTLIGSVALVWISIALLVFGVGLWVVRPRTTLAQLKYYEQLQGISGDLPAVEDATDDGLRQKMVGAVGYVAGRRGLTELVRKWLERAGLPLRPAEYMSGHILFVVVTGVIVQLVGSRLWLSLLVVFAATLIPMLILSQRARRRTARFDEQLPDVLNLVSGSLRSGWGMLQAVDLVVQEMLPPAADEFRRVQTETRLGLPVESALRAMAERVASEDFAWAVSAIAIQREVGGNLAEVLDIVATTIRDRGALRRQVKALTAEGKLSAYILIGLPFLELFVLSVVNPSYMSTLFTTPGGLVMSTVGLTLLLVGAIWLNRAMKVEV; encoded by the coding sequence ATGAGGTCACGTCGACACACCCTCGTGGCGCTGCTCGTGGCGGGCGCGCTGCTCGGCGCGGGTGCGCCGCTCGCAGCTCCGCTCGCTGCGTCCGCAGCAGGAGACAAGCCGGTTGCGGTCGTGCAGGGCGTTGACACGGCGGCGTTTCCTGAGATCACGCTCGCCGTCACCCTGCCGGCCGAGCTTCTGACGTCGGAACAGCCGGAGTTCGTCCTGACGGAGAACGGCACGTCCGCCAAGGTCGTTTCGGTCACGTCGGATTCCGAGGAGAGCGCTCCGGTGCCGGTTGGCGTCGTGCTTGTGATCGACACGAGTGGCAGCATGGCGGGCGAGTCGATTGATGCGGCGAAGTCAGCGGCCACCGAGTTCGTGCAGACGTTGCGAACCGACTCAAGCGTCGCGCTCGTGACGATCGGGACGAAACCCCGACTGGCGAGCGGTTTCACCACGGACAGGTCGCAGCTTGCTCGCGCGATATCGGGATTGCAGGCCACCGGTGAGACTGCGCTCAACGATGCGGTCGCGATGGCTGCCGAACTCGCGCGCACCTCCGGTTCGAATGTTGCGGGCATCGTCGTGTTGTCCGACGGCGGTGACACCATGAGCCGGTTGTCCATCGACGACGCCGTTCGCGCGGTTGCCACCGTCGGGGTGCCCGTGTTTGCTGTGGCACTCCCGTCATACGAGGCCGACCCGACGGCCTTGCGCCATCTCGCATCAGGCTCGGGCGGTAGACTCGTTGCCATCGACGATGTGGCGGGGCTTCCGGACCTCTACCGCGGGCTCGCCGAGGAGATGCAGAGCAGGTTCGCTGTGACATATCGCAGCGCCCAGCCTCGCACGAAAGACCTCGAAATCGAGGTGACGGCGCGTGCGGGAGGAAACGCTGCCGTGGGCGGTACGGTGGTCCAGAATCCCCTGTACTCTGAGCCGCTCACGCCGGTCGAAGATGTGGCTGTCCCGACAACCGGGCCGATGGAGACAATGACCTTGATCGGGTCGGTAGCGCTTGTCTGGATCTCGATCGCGCTACTTGTTTTCGGCGTGGGTCTGTGGGTCGTGCGACCGAGGACCACACTGGCGCAGCTCAAGTACTACGAGCAGCTCCAGGGAATCTCAGGTGACCTTCCGGCCGTCGAGGACGCGACCGACGACGGGCTGCGCCAGAAGATGGTCGGTGCGGTTGGGTACGTGGCCGGGCGACGCGGGTTGACGGAACTTGTGCGCAAGTGGCTTGAGCGGGCGGGTTTGCCGTTGCGACCTGCCGAGTACATGAGCGGCCACATTCTGTTCGTGGTGGTCACTGGCGTGATCGTGCAGTTAGTCGGATCGCGCTTGTGGCTGTCGCTCCTCGTGGTGTTCGCGGCAACGCTGATTCCCATGCTCATCCTGTCACAACGGGCGCGACGCCGGACCGCGCGTTTCGACGAGCAACTGCCTGACGTGCTCAATCTGGTCTCGGGCTCGCTTCGCAGCGGATGGGGCATGCTGCAGGCGGTGGATCTCGTCGTACAGGAGATGCTCCCGCCAGCCGCGGACGAGTTTCGCAGAGTGCAGACGGAAACGCGGCTCGGTTTGCCAGTAGAAAGCGCGCTGAGGGCCATGGCGGAGCGCGTGGCAAGTGAGGACTTCGCCTGGGCGGTCTCGGCCATCGCCATCCAGCGCGAGGTGGGCGGGAACCTTGCCGAAGTGCTCGACATCGTTGCGACGACGATCCGCGATCGCGGCGCCCTGCGGCGACAGGTCAAGGCCTTGACTGCCGAGGGCAAGCTGTCCGCCTACATCCTAATTGGATTGCCGTTCCTGGAATTGTTCGTGCTCTCCGTCGTGAATCCGAGCTACATGAGTACGCTCTTCACGACGCCCGGTGGTCTCGTGATGTCGACCGTGGGTTTGACTCTGCTCCTCGTGGGGGCGATTTGGTTGAATCGTGCAATGAAGGTGGAGGTCTGA
- a CDS encoding response regulator transcription factor, producing the protein MSHIRVFIADDHELVRLALRTLLEAEPDIEVVGEAPDGVQAIEGVNETKPDVLLLDMRMPEADGVEVCSRLSESCASTHILVLTSYDDDDEVFGVLAAGASGYILKDTRSETVVQAVRSVADGQSVFDFKVAKRVISGPKNGEDQAGSSEHELLSEREMEVLRLMSKGMSNKEIGRALWIGETTVKTHVSHILRKLEQGDRTQAVLAAVKLGIVSLGGEARTK; encoded by the coding sequence ATGTCGCACATCAGGGTGTTCATAGCCGATGACCACGAACTCGTGCGTCTGGCTCTTCGGACACTGCTCGAGGCCGAACCCGACATAGAAGTGGTCGGAGAGGCGCCCGATGGCGTACAGGCGATTGAGGGAGTGAACGAGACCAAACCAGACGTGCTTCTTCTGGACATGCGTATGCCCGAGGCAGATGGCGTTGAGGTGTGTAGCCGACTGAGTGAGAGCTGCGCATCGACGCATATCCTCGTCCTGACGAGCTATGACGATGACGACGAGGTCTTCGGCGTGCTCGCGGCCGGGGCAAGCGGGTACATCCTGAAAGACACGCGCTCCGAGACGGTCGTCCAGGCCGTGCGCTCGGTTGCAGACGGCCAGTCGGTATTCGACTTCAAGGTGGCAAAGAGGGTCATCAGCGGACCCAAGAATGGCGAGGACCAGGCGGGGTCTTCAGAGCACGAGTTGCTGTCCGAGCGCGAGATGGAGGTCTTGAGGCTCATGTCGAAGGGCATGAGCAACAAGGAGATCGGTCGTGCGCTCTGGATAGGTGAGACGACCGTGAAGACGCACGTGAGCCACATACTGCGCAAGCTAGAGCAGGGCGACCGCACGCAAGCGGTTCTCGCTGCGGTGAAGCTAGGAATCGTGTCGCTCGGTGGCGAGGCCCGCACCAAGTAG
- a CDS encoding Flp family type IVb pilin: protein MLTKLYVRMSKMFVSDEGATAVEYGIMVALIAVVIILAVTAIGTNLEVVFTTISDTLAGL, encoded by the coding sequence ATGTTGACCAAGCTGTATGTACGCATGAGCAAGATGTTCGTTTCTGATGAGGGCGCAACCGCCGTTGAGTACGGCATCATGGTTGCTCTCATCGCGGTCGTTATCATTCTCGCTGTCACGGCTATCGGAACGAACCTGGAAGTTGTGTTCACCACGATTAGCGACACATTGGCGGGTCTGTAG